A region of Sulfurimonas sp. DNA encodes the following proteins:
- a CDS encoding ABC transporter permease: MNKSIVQYLVKRFLRFDKDQPFIFLSALLAFLGITLGVMVLLIAMALMNGFDKEFKKKLTIMNYPLTIIPKFYGAVNENLLIDLESKFPNLKFSPYVQSAVMARSGRNLEGGYIFGVNFEDEIKVNSILAKAIKNSKYSKFDVLIGKSLKEEFNVFIDDRLMYIFTNVEPGGLSITPKIKRFKVKGIFDSGLSAYDKAYSYTTLASMQTMLHIPSNQYDGIHIFSENPHDDILKIKKILPINVTVKGWWEDNVNFFAALELEKASLFIVLMLIILIASINIISSLLMTVMNRRSEIALLLSLGATTGEIKKVFLYLGIAIGITGIFSGVIFGMGGLWILSNFDIVSLPKDVYPTTTLPLDLSIKDFFLIVSGAFVIVIASSFYPAKKASEVDILTVLRNE; encoded by the coding sequence TTGAATAAATCAATAGTACAATATCTTGTCAAGCGTTTCTTACGATTTGACAAGGATCAACCTTTTATATTTCTATCAGCCTTACTAGCATTTTTAGGTATTACTCTCGGCGTAATGGTACTTTTAATTGCTATGGCTTTGATGAATGGTTTTGATAAAGAATTTAAGAAAAAACTAACTATTATGAACTATCCACTTACAATTATTCCAAAATTTTATGGCGCAGTAAATGAAAATCTCCTAATTGACTTAGAGTCAAAGTTTCCAAATTTAAAATTTAGCCCCTATGTTCAGTCAGCTGTAATGGCAAGAAGTGGAAGAAATTTAGAAGGTGGATACATCTTCGGTGTGAATTTTGAAGATGAAATTAAAGTAAATAGTATCTTAGCAAAAGCTATAAAAAATAGTAAATATTCGAAATTTGATGTATTGATTGGTAAAAGCTTAAAAGAAGAGTTTAATGTTTTTATAGATGATAGACTAATGTATATCTTTACAAATGTTGAACCAGGAGGCTTGTCTATAACACCAAAAATAAAAAGATTCAAAGTAAAAGGTATTTTTGATTCTGGGCTTAGTGCGTATGATAAGGCATATAGCTATACTACTCTAGCATCTATGCAGACAATGCTACACATTCCATCAAATCAATATGATGGAATTCATATTTTTTCAGAAAATCCTCATGATGATATTTTAAAAATAAAAAAAATATTGCCAATTAATGTTACTGTAAAAGGATGGTGGGAGGATAATGTTAATTTTTTTGCGGCATTAGAGTTGGAAAAAGCCTCATTATTTATAGTATTAATGCTTATTATCCTTATAGCATCTATAAATATAATTTCTTCATTACTAATGACAGTTATGAATAGACGAAGTGAAATTGCTCTTCTTTTATCACTTGGTGCAACGACAGGAGAGATTAAAAAAGTATTTTTATACCTTGGCATTGCAATAGGTATAACAGGAATATTTTCAGGTGTAATATTTGGTATGGGAGGTTTATGGATTTTGAGTAATTTTGATATTGTTTCTTTACCAAAAGATGTTTATCCAACAACTACCTTACCTTTAGACTTAAGTATAAAAGATTTTTTCCTTATTGTAAGCGGTGCATTTGTTATTGTAATTGCTTCTTCATTTTATCCAGCAAAAAAAGCAAGTGAAGTCGATATCTTAACTGTATTAAGAAATGAATAA
- the secA gene encoding preprotein translocase subunit SecA, whose translation MLQALMGKIFGTSNDRELKKYSTRVKKINALEAQYEALSDDELKKAFDEIRDAVKNKEKTLNDVLEDSFAITREVSKRVLEMRHFDVQLIGGMVLHEGRIAEMKTGEGKTLVATLAIVLNALSSKGVHLVTVNDYLASRDATEMGVLYNYLGFTVGTVLESNATPEEKIQAYKCDITYGTNNEFGFDYLRDNMSYSADQMAQRNHNFVIVDEVDSILIDEARTPLIISGPTNRTMQDYADANGIALKLTKDEHFTVDEKDKVVLITEDGITKAEELFGVENLYSVENSSLPHALDQALKANYLFEKDVDYVVNSGEVVIVDEFTGRLSEGRRFSEGLHQALEAKEKVEIKEETQTLADITFQNYFRMYDKLAGMTGTAETEATEFTQIYSLDVVSIPTNIPITRADLNDLIYKTEEEKFTAVIETIKKLSKTGQPILIGTASIEKSEDLHDVLKKEKIAHTVLNAKNHEQEGEIIKNAGVKGAVTIATNMAGRGVDIKVNAEVTELGGLYIVGTERHENRRIDNQLRGRSGRQGDAGTTQFYLSLEDNLLRIFGSDKIKSIMERLGVEDGEFIESKMVTRAVEKAQKKVENMHYEGRKQIVEYDDVANEQRKIVYKFRNQLLDSDFDIIEKIDEVRVEYVDNILNNCDIFDGGAREDFNLKKLLEVVKEEINLDLILQDYESLDFEELQEKITTEIKKSYNDKMSVLEEDIQHEIARELYLKELDNAWREHLYSMDTMKTGIRLRAYNQKDPLVEYKKESYNLFTELIKDIKFNTIKTLQIIQFRMEAPEDEAAEVAQQLELQRKLDEAARELNHKSKDNEKISVKKISRNEPCPCGSGKKYKQCCGKSGPKKGAFAS comes from the coding sequence ATGCTACAAGCATTAATGGGTAAGATTTTTGGTACTTCAAATGATCGAGAATTGAAAAAATATTCAACAAGAGTTAAAAAAATAAATGCACTAGAAGCTCAATATGAGGCTTTAAGTGATGATGAATTAAAAAAAGCATTTGATGAGATAAGAGATGCTGTTAAAAATAAAGAGAAAACTTTAAATGATGTACTTGAGGATTCTTTTGCTATTACTAGAGAAGTAAGTAAGAGAGTTTTAGAGATGAGACACTTTGATGTTCAGTTGATCGGTGGCATGGTTTTACATGAAGGTAGAATAGCTGAGATGAAAACAGGTGAGGGTAAAACACTTGTTGCGACATTGGCTATTGTTTTAAATGCACTTAGCTCAAAAGGTGTTCATCTAGTCACCGTAAATGATTACTTAGCATCTAGAGATGCTACAGAAATGGGTGTTTTGTATAATTATTTAGGTTTTACTGTTGGTACTGTTCTTGAAAGTAATGCAACTCCAGAAGAAAAAATACAAGCATATAAGTGTGACATAACATATGGAACAAATAACGAGTTTGGATTTGATTATTTGAGAGATAATATGAGCTATTCAGCGGATCAGATGGCTCAAAGAAATCATAATTTTGTAATTGTTGATGAAGTTGATAGTATTTTAATTGATGAGGCAAGAACACCACTTATTATTTCTGGACCAACAAATAGAACGATGCAAGACTATGCAGATGCTAATGGCATAGCTCTAAAGCTAACAAAAGATGAGCATTTTACGGTTGATGAAAAAGACAAGGTAGTTCTTATTACAGAAGATGGAATTACTAAAGCAGAAGAACTTTTTGGGGTTGAAAATCTTTATAGTGTTGAAAACTCATCTTTGCCCCATGCTCTTGATCAAGCACTTAAAGCAAACTACTTGTTTGAAAAAGATGTTGATTATGTAGTTAATAGCGGTGAAGTTGTCATTGTTGATGAATTTACAGGAAGACTTAGTGAAGGTCGTCGTTTTAGTGAAGGACTTCATCAAGCACTAGAAGCAAAAGAAAAAGTTGAGATTAAAGAAGAAACTCAAACTCTAGCAGATATTACATTTCAAAACTACTTTAGAATGTATGATAAACTAGCTGGTATGACTGGAACAGCAGAAACAGAAGCTACTGAGTTTACTCAAATATACTCACTTGATGTTGTTTCTATACCTACAAATATACCAATCACAAGAGCAGATTTAAATGATTTAATTTATAAAACAGAAGAAGAAAAATTTACTGCTGTTATAGAAACAATTAAAAAATTATCTAAAACAGGTCAACCAATATTAATAGGTACTGCATCTATAGAAAAATCTGAAGATTTACACGATGTATTAAAGAAAGAAAAAATTGCTCATACTGTTTTAAATGCTAAAAACCACGAACAAGAGGGTGAAATCATTAAAAATGCTGGTGTTAAAGGTGCTGTAACTATTGCAACTAATATGGCAGGTCGTGGTGTTGATATCAAAGTAAATGCTGAAGTAACAGAACTTGGTGGTTTATACATAGTAGGTACTGAACGGCATGAAAATCGCCGTATTGACAACCAACTTCGTGGTCGTAGTGGTAGACAAGGCGATGCCGGAACTACCCAATTTTATCTATCACTAGAAGACAACTTACTTCGTATTTTTGGAAGCGATAAGATAAAATCTATTATGGAAAGATTAGGCGTTGAAGATGGAGAGTTTATAGAGTCTAAAATGGTTACTCGTGCGGTTGAAAAAGCTCAGAAAAAAGTTGAAAATATGCACTATGAGGGTAGAAAGCAGATTGTTGAATACGATGATGTTGCAAATGAACAAAGAAAAATCGTATATAAATTTAGAAATCAGCTTTTAGATTCGGACTTTGATATAATTGAGAAGATTGATGAAGTTAGAGTTGAGTATGTTGACAATATTTTAAATAACTGTGATATTTTTGATGGTGGAGCAAGAGAAGACTTTAACCTTAAGAAGCTACTTGAAGTTGTAAAAGAAGAGATAAATCTTGATCTAATTTTACAAGATTATGAATCTTTAGATTTTGAAGAACTTCAAGAAAAAATTACAACTGAAATTAAAAAATCATACAATGATAAAATGAGTGTTTTAGAAGAAGATATACAGCATGAAATAGCAAGAGAATTGTATTTAAAAGAGTTAGATAATGCGTGGAGAGAGCATCTATACTCTATGGATACTATGAAAACAGGCATTAGACTTCGTGCATACAATCAAAAAGACCCTCTTGTTGAGTATAAAAAAGAGAGTTATAATCTTTTTACTGAACTTATAAAAGATATTAAATTCAACACTATTAAAACTCTTCAAATTATTCAGTTTAGAATGGAAGCACCAGAAGATGAAGCAGCCGAGGTTGCTCAGCAGTTAGAACTACAAAGAAAACTTGATGAAGCCGCAAGAGAACTTAACCATAAATCAAAAGACAATGAAAAAATCAGCGTTAAAAAAATATCAAGAAATGAACCTTGTCCTTGTGGAAGTGGAAAAAAATATAAGCAATGTTGCGGTAAAAGCGGACCAAAAAAAGGTGCCTTTGCTTCTTGA
- the lolA gene encoding LolA-like outer membrane lipoprotein chaperone, giving the protein MKYILTLLLSSTLSFASIDTLKSFKANFTQTITDEKNKSLVYRGQIIASKPQNALWNYKKPIKKNVYINSFRVVVVEPEIEQVIIRNIKSDFDFFKILKSAKQINKNTYEAKYRESKFTIIIEKEIIKSISYIDEFENNVKIIFSNQEQNKKINNEIFIPKYPLEFDVIRD; this is encoded by the coding sequence ATGAAATATATTTTAACTCTACTTCTATCTTCAACACTAAGTTTTGCCTCTATTGATACACTAAAATCATTCAAGGCAAACTTCACACAAACCATAACAGATGAAAAGAACAAGTCTTTAGTTTATAGAGGACAAATCATAGCTTCAAAGCCACAAAATGCTCTTTGGAACTACAAAAAACCAATAAAAAAAAATGTATATATAAACAGCTTTAGAGTTGTTGTTGTAGAACCAGAGATAGAACAGGTTATTATAAGAAATATAAAATCTGATTTTGATTTTTTTAAAATACTCAAGAGTGCCAAACAAATCAATAAAAATACTTATGAAGCAAAATATAGAGAATCAAAATTTACAATTATTATAGAAAAAGAGATTATTAAATCAATTTCATATATTGATGAGTTTGAAAATAATGTAAAAATAATTTTTAGTAATCAGGAACAAAATAAAAAGATTAATAATGAGATATTTATTCCAAAGTACCCTTTAGAATTTGATGTTATAAGAGATTAA
- a CDS encoding AsmA-like C-terminal domain-containing protein, with amino-acid sequence MNDKVIINTISKIHFIIVSALLFIFLTLSILFILLQNGLYIQKISLPNIHINKLYIKWNEKLSISIQNIKIIKDSNKNKIDIAEADKLFKALFLFDNWFEKIEINKIHFNEIEASFKYLDGQDGFLYASSKYFSLKSSLFFESGFFNAKINEFKDLQRNININGNIIFKGHDNSELISYLNVNINEDIKLKVYALANKKQLFYKVTSEKGIKNITHVVNMLSIPNEVQYWVRDAIKMSRVEIQYAHGWINYNNIEGALNNLQVRADIHDLEYTYNTSLEPVLSKKTELEFKNSILFIRPKKTYQYNFHLNKSWLKIDFSKKEELLTIHLLFNAKVNKDLLHLLNTYKINLPFLQNKGSVDTDLKIEVGLRNIDVTAKGSFYTKKANFHYLGLDIDIFNAHIFLDNYDIKIRKMYSKYKDIATANVDVNFNASKKEGYIDFDVLDVNFKDIDLKLKKTKTPLKILYKISKKQDTINVKKSKWLYKGKTIELDKTTLLFNIDTLVAHIPTTYIKVGSLATAYTSGTFSLNPIKINLNIDLLSFILSDIKMDQSSASLKIQYDKKVNIEIKETIRFDANSLNYLLRDTKIEINDKKFKIIDASLQIDEFASTRFDAKFSFKDENGVINLKNLKFKNKDLGEIFSSKEAIRLDFTSNKKKTKITSKKLDMYFILKENRWKLKFNSIDNFAIKSKLLKDYNISNGNFSLSKRSNQKNIQFSAITNYPYKLLVLNNNPIQNYIIKGEIDDKTKNIILNINKTIDIVVSKDIQVKAKNIGININEVLRYFNDRESGSKKGKNIIFNAQNSYIYISKDRHAISDDIELQYFNNVVNAQLKYKDANAGFELKNKKFYFFGENFNDKFMENLFALSKFKDGTLSFSMAGSTQEYDGLLHIKKTTVIDYKILNNILAFINTIPSLVTFSLPGYSKKGLEVKSAYMHFYSKNGDIDIKNISLNSKEMNIVGKGSANIKNDTIDLNLNLKTDLGSNLAKIPIVGFILLDKDTISTSMNISGKLSDPDIKSLIVQDIIIAPFNILWRTLMLPFHLFESKDDNKNN; translated from the coding sequence ATGAACGATAAAGTAATTATTAATACAATTTCAAAAATCCACTTTATTATTGTTAGCGCTTTATTATTCATTTTTCTCACACTTTCTATTTTATTTATACTACTACAAAATGGTCTTTACATTCAAAAAATTTCACTACCAAATATTCATATTAACAAATTATACATAAAATGGAATGAAAAACTAAGTATTAGCATTCAAAATATTAAAATAATTAAAGATTCAAATAAAAATAAAATAGATATTGCTGAAGCAGATAAATTATTTAAGGCGCTTTTTCTTTTTGACAATTGGTTTGAAAAAATAGAGATAAATAAAATACACTTTAACGAAATAGAAGCTTCATTTAAATACCTAGATGGACAAGATGGCTTTTTGTATGCATCATCCAAGTATTTTTCTTTAAAAAGTTCACTTTTTTTTGAATCTGGTTTCTTCAACGCAAAAATAAATGAATTTAAAGACCTTCAAAGAAATATAAATATAAATGGAAATATAATCTTTAAGGGGCATGACAACAGTGAGTTGATTTCATATTTAAATGTAAACATTAATGAAGATATAAAACTTAAAGTCTATGCCTTAGCCAACAAAAAACAACTTTTTTATAAAGTAACTTCCGAAAAAGGTATTAAAAATATCACACATGTAGTAAATATGTTAAGTATTCCAAATGAGGTACAGTACTGGGTGCGCGATGCAATAAAGATGTCAAGAGTAGAAATTCAATATGCCCATGGTTGGATAAACTACAACAATATAGAAGGTGCTCTAAATAACCTACAAGTAAGGGCTGATATTCATGACCTAGAGTATACTTACAACACTTCTCTTGAGCCTGTTTTATCAAAAAAAACAGAATTAGAATTTAAAAACTCTATCCTTTTTATAAGACCAAAAAAGACATATCAATACAACTTTCACCTAAACAAGAGTTGGCTTAAAATAGATTTTTCAAAGAAAGAAGAACTTTTAACTATTCACCTACTTTTTAACGCGAAAGTAAACAAGGACCTCTTGCACCTTTTAAATACTTATAAAATCAACCTGCCCTTTTTACAAAATAAAGGTAGTGTCGATACGGACTTAAAAATTGAAGTAGGATTAAGAAATATTGATGTTACAGCAAAAGGAAGTTTCTATACAAAAAAAGCAAATTTTCATTATTTGGGACTAGACATAGATATATTTAATGCACATATTTTTTTAGATAACTATGATATTAAAATTAGAAAAATGTACTCTAAATACAAAGATATAGCAACAGCAAATGTCGATGTTAATTTTAATGCTAGTAAAAAAGAAGGATATATAGACTTCGATGTTTTAGATGTGAATTTTAAAGATATAGATTTAAAACTGAAAAAAACAAAGACACCGCTAAAGATACTCTATAAAATATCAAAAAAACAAGACACAATAAATGTAAAAAAATCAAAATGGTTGTACAAAGGTAAAACAATAGAGTTAGATAAAACCACTCTTCTTTTTAATATAGATACTCTTGTTGCTCATATACCAACAACATACATAAAGGTGGGAAGTTTAGCAACTGCGTACACTTCTGGTACCTTTTCGCTTAATCCAATTAAAATTAATCTAAATATTGATTTATTAAGTTTTATCCTATCTGATATAAAGATGGATCAATCAAGTGCTTCACTAAAAATACAATATGACAAAAAGGTTAATATTGAAATTAAAGAAACCATTAGGTTCGATGCTAATAGTCTTAACTACCTACTTCGAGATACCAAAATAGAAATAAATGATAAAAAATTTAAAATTATAGATGCTTCATTGCAAATAGATGAATTTGCAAGCACTCGCTTTGATGCTAAGTTTTCTTTTAAAGATGAAAATGGTGTTATTAATTTAAAAAATTTAAAATTTAAAAATAAAGATTTAGGAGAAATTTTTTCTTCTAAAGAGGCTATAAGATTAGATTTTACATCTAATAAAAAGAAAACTAAAATTACTTCAAAAAAACTTGATATGTATTTTATTCTTAAAGAAAATAGATGGAAGTTGAAATTCAATTCTATTGATAATTTTGCAATTAAATCAAAACTTTTAAAGGATTACAATATAAGTAATGGAAACTTTTCTCTTAGTAAAAGAAGCAATCAAAAAAATATACAATTTTCAGCTATAACAAACTATCCCTATAAACTTCTTGTTTTAAATAATAATCCTATACAAAACTATATAATAAAAGGTGAAATTGATGACAAGACAAAAAATATTATTCTTAATATTAATAAAACAATAGATATAGTTGTAAGTAAAGATATTCAAGTCAAAGCTAAGAATATTGGAATTAATATAAATGAAGTTTTAAGATATTTTAATGACAGAGAATCAGGTTCTAAAAAAGGTAAGAATATTATCTTTAATGCGCAAAACTCTTATATTTATATTTCAAAAGATAGGCATGCTATTTCTGATGATATAGAGTTACAATATTTTAATAATGTTGTAAATGCTCAGTTAAAATATAAAGATGCAAATGCCGGCTTTGAACTTAAGAATAAAAAGTTTTATTTTTTTGGAGAAAACTTTAATGATAAATTTATGGAAAACTTGTTTGCTCTGTCAAAATTCAAAGATGGAACACTCTCGTTTTCTATGGCTGGCTCAACACAAGAATACGATGGTCTTCTGCACATAAAAAAAACCACAGTAATTGATTATAAAATTTTAAATAATATACTTGCTTTTATAAATACAATTCCATCTCTTGTGACTTTTTCACTTCCTGGATATAGCAAAAAAGGCTTAGAAGTAAAAAGTGCTTATATGCATTTTTATTCTAAAAACGGTGATATAGATATAAAAAATATTTCTCTTAATTCTAAGGAGATGAATATCGTTGGTAAAGGTAGTGCAAATATTAAAAATGACACCATAGATTTAAATTTAAATTTAAAAACAGACCTAGGTAGTAATCTTGCAAAAATTCCGATTGTTGGTTTTATACTTTTGGATAAAGATACGATATCTACCTCGATGAATATTAGTGGGAAACTAAGTGACCCTGATATAAAAAGTTTAATCGTCCAAGATATTATTATTGCCCCATTTAATATTTTATGGAGAACACTTATGCTTCCATTTCATCTATTTGAGAGCAAAGATGATAATAAAAACAACTAG
- the acnB gene encoding bifunctional aconitate hydratase 2/2-methylisocitrate dehydratase produces the protein MAFIEDYKTHTAQRGAEGVPPLALTAEQTAELVELLKTSPIVEEDYLMDIFENKIPAGVDDAAYVKAAFLNDVVQGKAPCDAINAVKACEILGLMLGGFNVTPLVEALKLDSDVADAAAEQLKNTILVYDVFNDVKTLMDTGNARAKEIIESWANGEWFTNKPAMSKEITVTVYKIPGETNTDDLSPASEAFTRADIPVHAKAFLVSRMENPLETMEKLKEKGHPLAYVGDVVGTGSSRKSGINSVQWHMGVDIKGIPNKRTGGIVIGDIIAPIFFNTAEDSGCIPIQAPTSELNTGDVITVKPFDGTIEKDGKVVSTYEISPNTLPDEMRAGGRIPLIIGKGLTAKAREALGLDVGDLFMTPSQPADNGKGYTLAQKMVGRACGVEGIKPNVYCEPIATTVGSQDTTGPMTRDEVKELAALNFGADMVMQSFCHTAAYPKPADINLQHTLPKFWTERKGFILRPGDGVIHSWLNRLCMPDTVGTGGDSHTRFPIGISFPAGSGLVAFAGVTGMMPLTMPESVLVRFKGSLQPGITLRDMVNAIPYQAIKDGLLTVAKAGKKNIFAGRVLEIEGLPDLKVEQAFELSDASAERSAAACAVSLNKEPIIEYLESNIVLIEELIAQGYQDAATLQRRADKMKAWIANPELLKADKDAEYAAIIEIDMDKITEPLLACPNDPDDVKSLSEIHAQGMHTKIDEVFVGSCMTNIGLFRAAGEILKGEGAVANKLWICPPTKMDEKTLQEEGYYSVFGMAGARTEIPGCSLCMGNQASVAVNAYVFSTSTRNFDNRLGKGSQVYLGSAELAAVVALKGALPSASEYLSMVENKIKPEMTDEIYKYLNFNKVSKDELSAMIK, from the coding sequence ATGGCGTTTATTGAAGACTATAAAACACATACAGCACAGAGAGGGGCAGAGGGTGTTCCACCATTAGCTTTAACTGCTGAGCAGACAGCAGAACTTGTTGAATTATTGAAAACTTCACCAATTGTGGAGGAAGATTATTTAATGGATATATTTGAAAATAAAATTCCAGCTGGTGTTGATGATGCTGCTTATGTAAAGGCTGCATTTTTAAATGATGTAGTCCAAGGAAAAGCTCCTTGTGACGCTATAAATGCTGTGAAAGCATGTGAAATCTTAGGTTTAATGCTTGGTGGTTTTAATGTAACTCCATTGGTTGAAGCACTTAAGCTTGATTCTGATGTTGCAGATGCTGCAGCAGAGCAACTTAAAAATACAATCTTAGTATATGATGTGTTTAATGATGTGAAAACATTAATGGACACAGGTAACGCTAGAGCTAAAGAAATTATTGAGTCTTGGGCAAACGGTGAATGGTTTACTAATAAGCCTGCAATGTCTAAAGAAATCACTGTAACAGTATATAAGATTCCAGGTGAAACAAATACTGATGATTTATCTCCTGCATCTGAAGCTTTTACGAGGGCAGATATTCCTGTTCATGCAAAAGCATTTCTAGTAAGCAGAATGGAAAATCCATTAGAAACTATGGAAAAACTAAAAGAAAAAGGTCACCCATTAGCATATGTTGGTGATGTTGTGGGTACCGGTTCTTCTCGCAAATCTGGCATTAACTCTGTTCAATGGCATATGGGTGTTGATATTAAAGGTATTCCAAATAAAAGAACAGGTGGTATCGTTATTGGTGATATTATTGCTCCAATTTTCTTTAATACAGCAGAAGATTCAGGATGTATCCCTATTCAAGCACCAACTTCAGAACTAAATACGGGTGATGTTATCACAGTTAAACCATTTGATGGTACAATTGAAAAAGATGGAAAAGTAGTTTCTACTTATGAAATCTCTCCAAATACTCTTCCAGATGAAATGAGAGCTGGTGGTCGTATTCCGCTTATTATTGGAAAAGGTTTAACCGCAAAAGCTAGAGAAGCATTAGGCTTAGATGTAGGAGATTTATTTATGACTCCTTCACAACCTGCAGATAATGGTAAAGGTTATACACTAGCACAAAAAATGGTTGGTCGTGCTTGTGGTGTTGAAGGTATTAAACCAAATGTTTACTGTGAGCCAATTGCGACAACTGTTGGTTCTCAAGATACAACAGGTCCAATGACAAGAGATGAAGTAAAAGAACTTGCTGCTCTGAATTTTGGCGCAGATATGGTTATGCAGTCATTTTGTCATACTGCTGCTTATCCAAAACCAGCAGACATCAATCTTCAACATACTCTTCCAAAATTTTGGACTGAAAGAAAAGGTTTTATTCTTCGTCCAGGTGATGGAGTAATTCACTCTTGGTTAAATAGACTTTGTATGCCAGATACTGTAGGTACAGGTGGAGATTCACATACTCGTTTCCCAATTGGTATCTCTTTTCCAGCTGGTTCAGGTCTTGTCGCATTTGCAGGTGTTACAGGTATGATGCCTCTTACTATGCCAGAATCTGTACTTGTTAGATTTAAAGGTAGTTTGCAACCAGGTATCACTCTTCGTGATATGGTTAATGCTATTCCTTACCAAGCTATTAAAGATGGTTTATTAACTGTTGCTAAAGCGGGTAAGAAAAATATTTTTGCTGGTCGTGTTTTAGAGATTGAAGGTCTTCCAGATTTAAAAGTTGAACAAGCTTTTGAGCTTTCAGATGCTTCAGCGGAGCGTTCAGCAGCAGCATGTGCTGTTAGTCTTAATAAAGAACCAATTATTGAGTATTTAGAGTCAAACATAGTGCTAATTGAAGAGTTAATTGCTCAAGGTTATCAAGATGCAGCAACTCTACAAAGAAGAGCTGATAAAATGAAAGCATGGATTGCTAATCCTGAACTTTTAAAAGCTGATAAAGATGCAGAGTATGCAGCTATAATCGAAATAGATATGGATAAGATCACTGAGCCTCTTTTAGCTTGTCCAAATGATCCAGATGATGTTAAGTCGTTAAGTGAAATTCATGCGCAGGGCATGCACACAAAAATTGATGAAGTATTTGTTGGTTCATGTATGACAAATATTGGTCTTTTTAGAGCTGCTGGTGAGATTCTTAAAGGTGAGGGTGCAGTTGCAAACAAGCTTTGGATTTGTCCTCCAACTAAGATGGATGAGAAAACTCTTCAAGAAGAGGGTTATTACTCTGTATTTGGTATGGCTGGAGCTAGAACTGAGATTCCTGGTTGTTCTTTATGTATGGGTAATCAAGCTTCGGTTGCTGTTAATGCTTATGTATTCTCAACTTCAACAAGAAACTTTGATAACAGATTAGGTAAAGGTTCTCAAGTTTATCTTGGTTCTGCTGAACTTGCAGCTGTTGTAGCTCTTAAAGGTGCATTACCTTCAGCATCTGAGTATCTTTCAATGGTTGAAAATAAAATCAAACCAGAAATGACTGATGAGATTTATAAATATCTTAACTTTAACAAAGTTAGTAAAGACGAACTATCTGCAATGATTAAATAA